The following proteins are co-located in the Bacillus pumilus genome:
- the lepB gene encoding signal peptidase I, with product MKKKPLLWLMIITSIVLLFQVKNFMFVTYKVEGVSMDPTFTDGTELLINKFSPKLTKINRFDYVLFHGPKNQILIKRVIGLPGEKIKYEDDQLFVNGAKWKEPYLKEQKKHKMGNVLTGDFQLKAITGHDKIQKNHYFVVGDNRIHSFDSRHFGTISKDQVVGVKRNNDE from the coding sequence ATGAAAAAGAAGCCATTACTATGGTTGATGATTATTACATCCATCGTCTTATTGTTCCAAGTAAAGAATTTCATGTTTGTCACGTACAAAGTAGAAGGGGTTAGTATGGACCCGACATTTACAGATGGAACAGAATTATTAATCAATAAGTTCTCGCCAAAACTCACGAAAATTAACCGGTTTGATTACGTTTTATTTCACGGGCCTAAAAATCAAATTTTGATCAAACGGGTCATTGGGCTTCCAGGAGAAAAGATCAAGTATGAAGATGATCAGCTATTTGTCAACGGAGCAAAGTGGAAAGAACCGTACTTAAAAGAACAGAAAAAACATAAAATGGGGAACGTCCTGACAGGAGATTTTCAGCTGAAAGCCATCACAGGACACGATAAAATACAAAAAAATCATTACTTCGTGGTCGGAGATAACCGAATACATAGCTTTGACAGCCGGCATTTTGGGACCATCTCAAAGGACCAAGTAGTCGGTGTAAAGAGGAATAACGATGAATAA
- a CDS encoding TVP38/TMEM64 family protein → MPSFLSIFTHENITSFFESYKAFGPIVAILLPLIEAFLPFLPLVAFAVANANAFGLWEGFLLTWIGASAGSILVFVLIRKFGQMRMLNFISRHPSIKKLMLWVEKRGFGPLFILLCFPFTPSAAVNVVAGLSRISIWQFSLAALSGKCVMLFIISFIGYDLSALVKNPLRSVFAVLVIALLWYVGKRVENRLNIRMSKREDKGGS, encoded by the coding sequence TATCTTTACTCATGAAAATATCACATCATTTTTTGAGAGCTACAAGGCCTTTGGACCAATTGTGGCTATATTGCTCCCTTTAATAGAAGCATTTCTACCGTTTTTACCTCTTGTTGCGTTTGCTGTGGCAAATGCAAATGCGTTCGGCCTTTGGGAAGGCTTTTTATTGACCTGGATCGGTGCAAGCGCAGGGTCTATCCTTGTCTTTGTACTGATCAGAAAATTTGGGCAGATGAGAATGCTGAACTTTATCAGCAGACACCCTTCCATTAAGAAATTGATGCTTTGGGTGGAAAAGCGGGGATTTGGTCCGTTATTTATTTTACTCTGCTTTCCTTTCACACCTTCGGCTGCCGTTAATGTAGTAGCAGGTCTCTCAAGAATTAGCATCTGGCAATTTTCATTAGCTGCTTTATCAGGTAAGTGTGTCATGCTCTTTATCATTAGTTTTATTGGCTATGATCTTTCTGCTTTAGTAAAGAATCCGTTAAGAAGTGTTTTTGCGGTTCTAGTTATCGCTTTATTATGGTATGTTGGAAAGAGAGTAGAAAATAGGTTGAATATTCGAATGAGCAAGCGTGAGGACAAAGGAGGCTCTTAA